The Sphaerisporangium siamense genome includes the window GTCCAGCCGGTAGCGGTCTCCCTGCAGCACGCCGCCGCCCACCGCGATGACCATCACGCAGGCCAGGTCCGGTCTGGACGGATCGTGGTAGAGCGGGCGCATGATCTGGAGCGGCGTCTTCTGGTAGTGGCCCGTCAGCTCGGTCCGCTCGCCGCGCCGCTCGAAGACCAGGTCCAGCACGCCGACCTTGCCGGGGCTGCCCACCGGCAGGGTGTCCGGGACCTGCGCGTACCGGGCCACCGCCTCCGGTATCGCGGGGATCGTGTAGCGGTCGGCGGCGAGCCGGTCTATCGGGCGGATCCCCATACCGGCCTGCGGCTGGCGACGAAGTCGGCCACATCGCGTACGCCGGTGCCCCTCAGGGAGTCGGTCAGGATGACCGGGCGTCCCTCGCGGACGCGGTCGGCGTCGCGGGTCATCACGTCCAGGTCGGCGCGGACGTACTGGGCGATGTCCACCTTGTTGATGACCAGCAGGTCGGATTCGGTGATGCCCGGCCCCCGTTTGCGCGGCATCTTGTCCCCTTCGGCGGTGTCCAGGACGAAGATGTAGACGTCGGCCAGGAGGGGGCTGAAGGTGAGGGTGAGGTTGTCCCCGCCGCTCTCGTACAGCAGCGTGTCGATGTCGCCGAAGCGTTCCAGCAGGTCGGCGCCTGCGGCGAGGTTCATCGACGGATCGTCGCGTACGGCCGTGTGCGGGCATGAGCCGGTCTCCACGCCGATGATCCGCTCGGGGTCCAGGACGCCGCGCAGCGTGCGCTTGATGTGGTCGGCGTCCTCCCTGGTGTAGATGTCGTTGGTGACGACGCCCACGCTGTGTCCCTGTTCGAGCAGGATCGGGACCAGCGCCTCGATCAGGGCGGTCTTGCCCGATCCGACGGGGCCGCCGATGCCGACCTTCAGAACGTTCTCCATGTGCGTTGCCCTTCGGGTGGTGGACGGTCAGGTGGTGAAGAGGCGGGCCGCCGCCCGCTCGTGGGCGGCGCTCATCGTGTCCGCGACGGGAGTGGCGGCGTGCAGGTCGAGCGGGCCGCGCGCGGCCAGGGCGTGCCCGGCGGCCCGTTCGATGGCGCCGGCCGCGCCGTGCAGGGTGGTCTGGGCCTGCCGGAAGTCGAGCCTGCGCAGGCGGACGGCGGCGCTGACCCAGCTCGCGGCGAAGGCGAACAGGTCGCAGGTCACCGCGTCGCCCACCGGCACGCCGAGCCCGGCGTGGGCGGCGCCCATGACGACGGCGTGGTTGCCCGGGGTGGTCCTGGTCTCGACCAGGCCGGCGAGCCGGGCGAGCTCGGGGGTGGCGAAGACCAGGGCCGCCGTCCGCAGGACCTGGTTGCCGGTCCTGGTGGCGGCGGACCGGATCTCGCGGTTGAGCTTGAGGGCGTGCAGCCGCCGGTCCACCTCGATGACCGTGTCCCAGTCGCCCGCCGTCACCGCCCGGTGGGTGAGGACCAGGGCGGTGGCGTCCCCCGGCCCGGCGGAATGGAGGAGTACGTCCTCCAGCAGCGCGCCCACGTCGACCGGCCCGGCCTGCGCGTACGCCTCCAGGCCGTGGGAGAGCGTGTACAGGCCGCTCGGGAAGGCCGAGTCGGTGAGCTGGAGCTGGGCGAGCAGGTTCATGCCAGGAAGAACAACTGGGTCAGCGGCAGTTCCCGTGCCGGTTCGATGGTGGCGTGCTCCCCGTCCACGGTCACCTTGTACGTCTCCGGGTCCACGGTGATCCGGGGCAGCGCCGTGTTGCGGAGCATGTGCCGCTTGTCCACCGTCCGGGTGTGGCGGACCCGGGCGATCATCCGCTGGAGGCCGAGCTTCTCCGGCACCCCGGCGGCGATGGCGGCCTCCGGCAGGAACGTCACGTTGCACTTGCGCTGCGCCATGCCCATCGCGCCGAACATCGGCCGGTAGTAGACGGGCTGCGGGGTGGGCAGCGAGGCGTTCGGATCGCCCATCCGGAACCAGTTGATCAGGCCGCCCTTGACCACGAGGGCCGGTTTGGCGGCGAACGAGGTGAACGGCCACAGCACGATGTCGGCCAGCTTGCCGTCCTCCAAGGAGCCGACGGTCTCGGCGATGCCGGTGGTGCGGGCCGGGTTGATGGTCAGCTTGGCCAGGTAGCGCAGCACCCTGAAGTTGTCGTTGCGCTCGGAGTCCTCGGGCAGCTTGCCGCGCTTGTCCTTGCAGTGGTGCGCCACCTGGAAGGTCCGCGTGAAGGTCTCGCCGATCCGGCCCATCGCCTGGGAGTCGGAGGAGGTCATGCTGATCACGCCCATGTCGTGCAGGACGGTCTCGGCGGCGATGGTCTCCGCCCGCACCCGGCTGTCGGCGAACGCGACGTCCTCGGGGATGTCGTGGCTGAGATGGTGACAGACCATCACCATGTCGAGCAGTTCGTCGACGGAGTCGATCGTGTACGGCAGGGTCGGGTTCGTCGAGGACGGCAGGACGTTGGGCTCGCCGGCGATACGGATCATGTCGGGGGCGTGCCCGCCGCCCGCGCCCTCGCTGTGGAAGGCGTGGATGGCACGGCCGTCGATGGCGCTGATCGTGTCCTCCAGGTAGCCGGCCTCGTTGAGGGTGTCGGCGTGCAGGGACACCTGGACGTCGTACTCGTTGGCCACCCGCAGCGCGCAGTCCACCACCGACGGGGTCGAGCCCCAGTCCTCGTGGACCTTCAGCACGCACGCCCCCGCCTCGATCTGGTCGGCGAGCGGGGCGGGCAGGCTCCCGTTCCCCTTGGCCATGAGCCCGATGTTGATCGGCAGCGCCTCGATGGCCTGGAGCATCCGGCCGATGTTCCACGGGCCGGGCGAGCAGGTCGTGCCGCGCGTGCCGTCGGTGGGACCGGTGCCGCCGGCGATCAGCGTGGTGATGCCGTTGGTCAGCGCGTGCTCGGCCTGCTGGGGCGCGAGCAGGTGGACGTGCGGATCGATGGCGCCCGGAGTTGCGATCATGTTCTCGCCCGCCAGCACCTCCGTACCGGAACCGACGATCAGCCGGCGGTCCACACCGTTCTGGGTGTGCGGGTTGCCCGCCTTGCCGATGCCGACGATCCTGCCGTCCTTGATGCCGATGTCGCCTTTGACGACGCCGAGCACCGGGTCGAGCACGACGACGTTGGTGATCACCAGGTCGAGCGCGATCGTGGTGTTCCTGGAGCCGGGATCGGCCGCCATGCCGTCGCGGGCGGTCTTGCCTCCGCCGTAGACGACCTCGTCCCCGTAGGCGCCCACCGCGTGGTCCTTCTCGATCTCGATCACCAGGTTGGTGTCGGCCAGCCGGATCCTGTCGCCCACGGTCGGGCCGAACATGGCCCCGTACTGCTCGCGGCGCATCGTTCCCATCGACGTCAGCCCTTCTTCCTCTTGGCGGGTGCTTTCTTGGGCTTCGGCTTCTCGGCGGGCTTGCCTTCCGACGGCCGCCGGACGACGGCGGAGGGTTCCGGCTCGTCGGCGTAACCGAGCTCGGCCAGCCGCCGCAGGGCGCGGATCCGGCTGTCCCTGGACCTGAGGCCGCCGTTGAGCAGCCCGGCGAAGCCGACCACGCGCATGCCGCCGCCGTACTCGACGAGGTCGACCCGGTGGGTGTCACCGGGCTCGATGCGCACGGCGGTGCCCGCCGGGATGTCGAGGTGCATGCCGTACGCCTTCTCGCGGTCGAAGCTGAGCGCCCGGTTCGCCTCGAAGAAGTGGAAGTGCGAGCCGACCTGGATGGCCCGGTCCCCGGTGTTGCGCACGGTCAGCGTGACCGTGGCCCGGCCCGCGTTGATCTCGATCGGGCCGTCCGCGTAGATGATCCTGTCGGTGTCCGTCATGGCGAACCGTTTCCTTCGTGCTACGGCGGCGTCAACCGCCGATCGGGTCGTGACAGGAGACGAGCTTGGAACCGTCCTTGAAGGTCGCCTCGATCTGCATCAACTTGAGCATTTCGCGCACCCCGGGCATGACGTCGCCGGTGCCGAGCACATGCTTGCCCAGTTCCATGCACTCGGCGACGGTCTTGCCCTCCCGGGCGCCCTCCAGGATCGCGGCGCTGATCAGGGCCACCGCCTCGCTGTAGTTCAGCTTCAGGCCGCGGTCCCGCCGCTTGGCCGCCAGGTCGGCGACCGCGTAGACGAGCAGCTTGTCGATCTCCCGCGGGGCGAGGTACATGGGTTCTCCTTAGGTGGTGGCGCGCCGGACGCCGGAGAAGATCGGCACCGCCGCCAGGAAGGTCCAGGTGACCAGCACGAACGGCCAGGTGAGGGTGTGCCCGCCGACCGGCCGGAACAGGTCGCTGACGAACGCCGTCAGCACCGTCGCCGCCACCACGCCCACCAGGGCGTACAGCACGCCGAGCGGGGTCGGCGCGACGAACGTGCCGCACAGGGCGATCCCGGTCAGCACGGCGTTGTAGCCGTACAGGCCCGCGCCGATGTCCGCCGCGGCCGCTCCGAGGAGCAGCGCGACCACGATGCCGAGGGCACTGGAGACCAGGGCGGCCAGCGCCACGACGGGGCCGGCGAACAGCAGCCCGATCAGGAAGATCACCCCGACGTAGAACTTGTCCTGGAAGAACACCTGGCCGATGCCGTTGAACAATCCCTGCCACAGGTCGGTGAACGTCACCGTCGCGCCGGGGTGGGCGGCGGACGGCGGGGCGCGCCCGCCCCAGACCCGCGCGAACGCCGGGCCGCCCACCAGCATGATCGTGGTGATCACGCAGAACGGCGCGGTCAGCGTCGACAGGTCATGCGGCGTGAGCAGCGCGTTGAGCGCCGCGGTGAGCACGCCGCCCATGATCGCTCCGAGGATCACCAGCAGCACGGTGACCCACCGCACGTCGAAGTACAGCACCAGCGCGACGCCGATCAAGGTTCCGTTGAATCCTTCGAGCCCGCGGGTCACGCGCTCCCGGGGAACGCCGAAGAACCAGGCGGTGAGTGTGGCCACGGCGGTGCCGAGCAGGCCGAAAGTCCCGAACTGCCAGCCACCGGCGAACAATGCGATGACGAAGCAGATCGCCGTCCGGTAATCGCTTTGCAGATCGACCTGGCTGACACCGCGGAGGATGGCCGGCGGCAGATCGGAGATGGTGGCACGCACGTCCGTCCGCTCCTCTTGATCACGACTGGCCATCGGTGGGAGCGTGCCCGGGGAGATATCCACTCAAGCGTGAAAGGCAATTTATTGGACATTCTTTGCGTGTGACACCGGGGCCGACGCTGAGCCCTGAAAGCGGATATTTACGAGTAAAGGCCCTTGGCCGGCACGGCACGGCCATAGGCGCGCGTCGACGCCCGGCGGTGTACGCCGAACATGGTTCGGCGCCCGGAACCTCCACCTGAGCGCTTCATGAGCGTCGCCCCGATCGGGCCGGCGCCGCCCTTATGGGCACGGCCGAGCCAAGGAAGCGACACGCGGCCCCTGATGGGCGCCCCCGAGGGCCGCGCCCGGCCGCGTCCCAGCGCAGGTGTCCACGGGACGACTCCCGGCGAAACGCCTGGTGGAGCGAGGGTTCTCGTGGTGGCGTGGTAGGGCGGGTGGGACTTGAACCCACGACCGACGGATTATGAGTCCGCTGCTCTGACCGGCTGAGCTACCGCCCCGCAAGGGTGGAGTCTCTCACAAGTTGGCACGCGTGTGAGCCCGGGAAGATATTCACTTTAGCCGGTACCTGGACAAGTTTGGGGAAGACGGGCATCGGCAGGGGCTTCTGGACTCGGAGTGGCAGGGTCAGGGGTTCGATGGCGTCGCCCGGGAAGGTGGCGGTGCGCGTGGATCCGCGGCCGTAGCGCCGGCGCTTCATGCGGACGGTGCTTCGCGGGGCGGGAACCACGAGCGGCCGATATGTCGCGGGCCGCAGTCGCGTGAATGCGCTCGGGTACGCCCGATGGCGCTTCGCCGGGCCGTGCGGCAGCGGTTCTTGGCATGATCACGCGTCGTGGTCGCCTGGAGACATTTCCGGGCAGTGTGTTTCATTGGCCGGGCGGGGAGACGGCGGGCTTCGCGGTTCGTCGAACAAAGCCGGATACTTCTGTTTTTCGGGTTGTTTGGCGGGTTCGACGGGTTTTGTGAAGCGCGAATGAATGTCGGTGCGGGTCTGTAGGGTGCCGGGGTGCTTGGAAATGGGGTGCGGCGGGGCGTCGCGGCGGTGGCCGTCATTGTGCTGCTTCTGGGCTGGACGGCGGTGGGTGCGGCCGTGGTCGGTGACAGCGTGATGTGCTCCATGAGTTCCGTCGGGACGTCCGTCTCCGTGAGTTGCGACGACCCTCAGTCCGAGGCCGAGATACGGGCGCAGGCGTTCACCGCGGAGGAGGCCAGGGCCGCGGGTTGCGAGCCCATCGTCTGGGACGACGACGACCCGGACCGCTCGCCCGGGGCGGACTCCGACTTCGAGGACGATGCGGGGGCGGGGTCGGGGGACGGGGCGGGCGTGGTGATCGATACACAAGCCATGGACGAGCCGTCGTATCTTCCGCGCGTGCCGGACGCGGCCGTGGCGGCGCGGGTCGGGCGGGCGTGGGACCGCATCGAGAGATGGCTGGGCGCGCACGCCTCGGCGACACTGCGCAAGCTGCGGTTCCCCGTCGAACCCGAGCGGGTCGCCCGCTGGGAGGACGACCACGATCGCAGGCTGCCCGACGATCTTTACGCTTCCTACCTGCGGCACGACGGCGCCGACGGCAACCTCGGGGAGGGGTTCCCGTTGCCGCCGTCGTACGGGCTTCTCGGCCTGGCCGAGATCGACTACATCAACTGGGGGCGGTGCCAGGATCTCGTTCTCGAAGGGGTGCGGGAGAACGCCGATCCCGAGCACGGGACATGGCACGGCACCCTGATGCCGGTCGGCAGCGACAGCCACGGAGCGGAACTCTTCGTCGAACCGCGCAGCGGGCGGGTCGGGGAATCGCCGTCGGGCGGGAGCCTTCGGTACGACGGCCCCATGGGCTGGCCGTCCTATGTCGCCATGCTGGAGGAGCTCGCGCGGTCACTGGAAAGCGGTGCGGCGCTGCGCGACTGGTACCCCACCGTCACCTCGGGCTGCGAGCTGCGGTGGGCCGATGAGCCGGCCGAGTCCCTGCCCGGGGGGTGCGCGGGCGGCGCCCGGCCGTCGCCGTCTCCCACACCCACCGTGGCACCGACGCCAGAAAAGCTCTCACCCGCGCAGGCCCGTGCCAGCGGGTGCCTGCCCGGACGCCGTGCTCCCGTCGTCCGCGTGCCGGATCCGGCGGTCACCGCGCGGGTCGCCACGGTCTGGCGGCGTATCGAGCGGTGGCTGGCCCGGAAGGCCCCTGTCACCTACAAGACCCTCACTCCCCCGGCCCGCCCCCTCGACATCGCGAAGGCGGAGGCCGCCATGGGCCTGCGGTTCCCCGACGATCTGCGCGCCTCGCTTCTGCGCCATGACGGCTCGGGAGAATGGGGGTTCGGACCCGCGCCGTTCTATGACCTCATGTCGGCCAAAGACACCCGGGCGGGATGGAAGATGCTCTGCGATTTCCTTCTCGGCGGGCCGGAGGAGATGGTCGGCACCTGGTGGGACGGTCACCTCATCCCGTTCGCCGACGCGCACGACGGGGGCTACCTCTTCATCGACACCCGCACCGGCAAGACGGGCGAGTACTACAACGAGTCCGGGCTGACCTTCGAAGGGGACGACGTCTGGCCGTCATACCTGGCATTACTGAAGGCCACCGCCCGCTCCCTGGAGACCGGCCGGCCTATCCGGGGCTGGCGCCCGACGGTGAAGAAGGGCGAACTCGATTGGAAGAGCACGAGAAACCCCCGCTAGCGACCCGTTGCTCATCCATGAACTCCCCCACCCAGCCCGTACGGCCGGTGCCGCGCCCTCAGTCGAGGGACCGGACACGCCCCACACGGGGATGGGGTTCTGGCTCGCAGCACCACGCATGGTGCTCTGAAGCGTGGTGTGTACGGAAAGCCCGGCAGGCAAGAGTCCGTGCGGAGAACCAGCGGCGCCGTACGGGAAGCTGAACAGGCAGGAGCGTGCGCGAGCGGGTGGGAGTGGGCCGGTGAGTGGTGTGCTTTATGTCGTCGTGTGTGCGGCCGGTGCCGCGTCTGGCGTTGGAGAGTTGGTGGCGCGGGCTCAGGGGGACGGGTGGACGGTTCAGATGGTGGCCACGCCGTCGGCGCTGGACTTCATCGATGTTCCCGCGCTGGAGCGGCAGACCGGCCGTCCGGTGAAGAGTCGTTACCGCACGCCGAATGAGCCGAAGCCGCCCCGGGCCGACGCGATCATCGTCGCGCCCGCCACGTACAACACGGTGAACAAGTTCGCCCAGGGGATCGCCGACACCTACGCCCTGGGCCTTCTCGCCGAGGCTCCCGGACTCGGTATCCCCGTGGTGGTCATGGCCCTCGTGAACTCGGCCCTGGCCCAGCGGGCGCCGTTCCGCAGAAGCGTCGAGGAACTGCGCGCGGAAGGCGTCCACGTGATCCTCGGCCCTGAGGAATCCCCCACCGCCAACGGACCCACCGCCCCTTACCCCTGGCACCTCGCCCTCGCCGCCCTCCGCACGACCGACCCGCGCGCACCTCGGTGAGGTCACCAGACGGCGCGTCCTCATGGTGGTCATGGCCCTCGTGAACTCGGCCCTGGCCCGTCGGACGCCATTTCGCGCCGCGCGATCGTCAGGAGGCGGCAGGCCGTTGGTGATCTCTGTGGGTGGGAGGGTGGGGGCCTCGGTAGGGGAGGGTTCGGGTGTAGACGATGTTGGTGGTGGTGCTGCCGAACTGGGCGAGTTCGTCCACGAGGTGTTCCAGGTGGGGCATGGAGGTGGCGGCGATCTTGAGGGTGTAGCAGTCGTCGCCGGTGGTGCGCAGGCACTCCAGGATCTCGTGGCGCTCTTCCAGCAGGCGGCGCAGGGGCTCGTGCCTGCTGCCGGGGTATTTCAGCCGTACGACGGCCAGGATGGGGAAGCCCGCCTTGGCCAGGTCGACGTCGGCGCGGTAGCCGGTGATGACGCCCGCGGCCTCCAGCCTCCTGACCCGCTCGGTGGTCGCGGAGGCGCCGAGGTTGACCCGGCGGGCCAGTTCGGTGAGAGGGACGCGGCCGTCTCGCTGGAGCTCGACGAGGATGGCCCAGTCGGTCGCGTCGAGATTCTCGGCCATTGGGCGAATATACCGGGACTTTCCCGGTGAATAGGGGTTCCGGCAGGGATGTGCCACTTCCCGGTGATTCGGCCCCTCGATAGCCTTGACCAGTGCGAACAGGCGTCAACGTTCCGAATTTCGGACCCGGTACCAGCCCGGAGGCGCTCCGGCGTTGGGCGCGGACCGTCGAAGGGCTGGGGTTCGACCTGCTGATGGTGTCCGACCATGTCGTGGTGACGCCGGACGTGGCCGCGCAGTACCCCGAGCCGTTCTACGAGCCGTTCACCACCCTGTCCTATCTGGCCGGCGTCACGAGCCGGGTGCTGCTCGGGACCACGGTGCTCGTCGCGCCGTACCGGCACCCGCTGCTGGTCGCCCGCATGGCCGCCAACCTGAACGACCTCAGCGGCGGGCGGTTGGTGCTCGGCGTGGGGGCGGGGTGGGCGCATGAGGAGTTCGAGGCGCTCGGGGCGCCGTTCGAGCGGCGCGGGGCGCTCACGGACGAGCTGCTGCGTACGCTGCGGGAGGCGTGGCGGGAGGAGGGCTACCGTGCCGGACGGATCCCGCTCCTGGTCGGCGGGAACAGCGACGCGGCTTTGCGCCGGGCGGCGCGCCTGGGGGACGCCTGGCATCCATTGCGGTTCACTCTCCCCTGGCTGCGCGAGAAGCTGGGGCGCGTGGACGCGATCCTCGGAGGGGAGCCGGCTCCGGCGCTCGTACCCCGGATCATCCTGCGGATCACCGGCTCGCCCGTGACGGGTCCGGAGCGGCTCGCGGGCGAGGGAACGATCGCGCAGGTACTGGCCGATCTGGAGGAACTACGCGCCCTCGGGGCCGAGACCGTCGTGCTGGACCCGTACACCGGTGACCCGGCGGAGACGGGCACCCCGGAGGTCGCCTGGCAGGCTCTGGCCACCGTGTCCGCCCACCTGTCCCGATGAGCGCCCAAGTACTCAGCCCCCCACCCGCACAGACCGCGCGCCCAGACCGATGACGGCCACAGGATCGGAGGCTCGTCGCGTGGAGATCGTCGCCAGTTCGTCGGGCCAGGAATGGAGTGATGATGACGCAGGATGAGGAGCGGCTGTTGCGAAGGGCCGTGGAGTTGGCCGGGGAGGCGCGGGCGGCGGGGAATCCGCCGTTCGGGTCGCTGCTGGTGGGGGCGGACGGGGAGGTGCTGGCCGAGGAGCGGAACACCTCGCTCTCGGACGGCGATATCACCGCCCACCCCGAGCTGAAGCTGGCGAGGTGGGCGGCGCGCGAGCTGGACCCCGGTACGGCCGCGGCCACGACCATGTACACGAGCTGCCAGCCGTGCGGGATGTGCACCGGCGCGATCGAGCGGTCAGGACTCGGTCGCGTGGTGTTCGCGCTGTCCACCGAGCAGCTCAACTCGCTGAAGCGGCCCGGTGCTCCCGGCTTCCCGCAGGTGCCGCACGACGGGCCGGGCCTGTTCGACGAGGCACGCGTCCCCGTCGACGGCTATTACTGACGGCGTCGAAGGACCGCCGCCGACCGGGTGCCGAAGGGCCGGGCAGGGAAGGGTTGGGAAGGGCCGGGCCCCCGACAGGTCCGGCCCTCCCCCGCTCTACGGCTTCCCGTAATCGATGGACCCTCCCCCAGCCTTTCGGACTTTTCGTCCTAATCCAGGATTCCTTCACTTATTCGGACTTGCAGTCGATATCCCGACTTACCGGGTTCACTCCAGCGTCCTTTCGTCATAGGTGCCATCACACCCGCGCCGACGTGCTCGCGGGACGCGGCGCGGGCGGTGGTGCGGCAGCGGATTCCTCCGGGAGGCCGTGGTGAAGCCACCAGCGGGCCAGGGGCTCGGGGGACCACCAGGCGTGGCGGCCAAGGAGGCGCATGGTGGCCGGGACCAGCAGGCCGCGGACGATCGTGGCGTCGACGAGCAGCGCGATGACCGAGCCGACCCCGATCATCTTGATCACCGTGATGCTGGTGGTGACGAACGCCGCCAGGACGACGCCGAGCAGGAGCGCGGCGGCGGTGATGACGCCCGCGGTGTGCCGGACGCCGAGCGCCACCGACTCGACGGGGTCGCCGGTGCGCAGATACTCCTCGCGGATCCTCGCCAGCATGAACACCTCGTAGTCCATGGCCAGCCCGAACGAGACCGCCCCGATGAGGACGGGCATGTTGGCGTCGAGGAACCCGGGCGCGGTGAAGCCGAGGAGGCCGGACAGGAAGCCGTTCTGGAAGATCAGCACCATCGCGCCGAAGGCGGCCGACAGGGACAACAGGTTCATGACGATCGACTTGAGCGGCAGCGTGACCGACCCGAAGGCCAGGAACATCACCACGAACGTGACCACGACGACGATGAGCAGCATCCAGGGCAGCCCGCGGCCGATCATGTCCAGCATGTCGGCGATGGACGCGGGCCGGTTGGTGAACAGCGCGGTGGCGCCGGCGGGCGGGGGCTCGGCGCGCAGCTTCGCGACGACCTCCCGCATCTCCGCGCCGTAGGAGCTCATGGAGTAGCCGAGCGTGATCCGGGCCAGGTTCCCCGAGGCGCCGGTCACCGCGGCGCGGTCCACTCCGTCGATCCGGCCGAGCCGCCCGGCGAAGTCGGCCAGCGCCGCCTGGGCGCCGGGCGCGGTGGCCGGGCCTGGCATGCGGACCACGGTCGTGACGACCTTGGTCGGGTCGTAGGGGAACTCCTCGGCGAGCTGCCGGGTGGCCGCGGCCCCGTCGACGTCGCCCGGCATCGCCCATTCCCCCGGCCGCGACCAGACGACGCCGAGCAACGGCAGGCCGAGCGTGACGAGCGCGAGCCCGACGGCCAGGACGACGGTGAACGGCCTGCGCATGACGCCGTGCGCGACGCGGTACCAGCGCCGCCCCTGCGGGCGGTCGCCCCGGAGCCATGGCAGCGGCAGGCGCAGCGCGTCGACCCTGCGGCCGATGAGGCGCAGCAGCGCCGGCAGCACGGTGAGCGCGGCGATGACGGCGAACAGGACGACGGCCACGCCGGAGTAGGCGAGCGAGGTGAGGAAGCGGGAGGGAAAGACGACGAGGCCGCCGAGCGTGACGGCCACGGTCAGGCCGGAGACAGCCACCGTGCGGCCGGCGGAGCCCATGGCGCGGGACACCGCGTCGTCGACGGTGCGCCCGGCCGCGAGCTCTTCGCGGAACCGGGTGAGGATGAGCAGCGCGTAGTCGGTGGCGAGGCCGAGGCCGAGGATGACCACGACGTTGATGGCCGCCGTGGACAGGTCGACGATCCCGCCGACCACGCGCAGCACGCTGAGGGAGCCGACGGCGACGACGACCGCGACGGCCAGGGGCAGCGCCGCCGCGACGACCCCGCGGAACACCAGCAGGAGCAGGATGATCAGGAAGGGGAAGGAGATCAGCTCGGCCCGGGACAGGTCGCGGGAGTTGATGGTGTTGAACTGCTCCCCGATGGCGGTGAGCCCGCCGGTGCGCTCGGTCAGGCCGGGGGCGTCGAACAGGCCGGCGATGTTCCGGTACACCACGACCTGTTCCTCTTCCGTGGCCCCGGG containing:
- a CDS encoding nucleoside deaminase; translation: MMTQDEERLLRRAVELAGEARAAGNPPFGSLLVGADGEVLAEERNTSLSDGDITAHPELKLARWAARELDPGTAAATTMYTSCQPCGMCTGAIERSGLGRVVFALSTEQLNSLKRPGAPGFPQVPHDGPGLFDEARVPVDGYY
- a CDS encoding MMPL family transporter; the protein is MFAKLGRFAAGHRLWVLAAAVLFVVIGGAWGSGAGGILGGGAGLDAPGSESAQANRILAGTLGRHVPDVVVIYESPAMTVDDPRFRQAVEQVAARVPKDAYVRLETYWSTGSADFVSRDKHKTYLALQLPGATEEEQVVVYRNIAGLFDAPGLTERTGGLTAIGEQFNTINSRDLSRAELISFPFLIILLLLVFRGVVAAALPLAVAVVVAVGSLSVLRVVGGIVDLSTAAINVVVILGLGLATDYALLILTRFREELAAGRTVDDAVSRAMGSAGRTVAVSGLTVAVTLGGLVVFPSRFLTSLAYSGVAVVLFAVIAALTVLPALLRLIGRRVDALRLPLPWLRGDRPQGRRWYRVAHGVMRRPFTVVLAVGLALVTLGLPLLGVVWSRPGEWAMPGDVDGAAATRQLAEEFPYDPTKVVTTVVRMPGPATAPGAQAALADFAGRLGRIDGVDRAAVTGASGNLARITLGYSMSSYGAEMREVVAKLRAEPPPAGATALFTNRPASIADMLDMIGRGLPWMLLIVVVVTFVVMFLAFGSVTLPLKSIVMNLLSLSAAFGAMVLIFQNGFLSGLLGFTAPGFLDANMPVLIGAVSFGLAMDYEVFMLARIREEYLRTGDPVESVALGVRHTAGVITAAALLLGVVLAAFVTTSITVIKMIGVGSVIALLVDATIVRGLLVPATMRLLGRHAWWSPEPLARWWLHHGLPEESAAAPPPAPRPASTSARV